The DNA segment CATGTAGATAAGTGTGCTCCTGCCCTACTATGACAAGTGCACTATTTCTAAACAAGTGGCCGCTTAGACGCTTTGTGTTTTAGTTCAGacataaattacttttattggCGAGTCAATGCAGTCTGTGTATAGCTCCCAAAGAGCTTTGTTGGCATAGAATGCAAGTAAGTTTTCCGTTGCCAAAGCAGATAAATAAAGCTATCTTGGCTTAAATCAAGACATTATCTGAGTAAGCCAGAAACTCGGTAGCCTCTATTACCAAAGgaaatttgttattatttattcctGTGTGGTAAAATAAAGTCAGTAAATCAGAGTAAaagtttttgggggtttttggcAGCATTAATGCAGGACATATCAGAGTTGGCTCATATTAAAGCCTGTTTGTTCTCTGTGATATGAGTCTATCTGTTTCCCTCTCAGAGTCACGGCCTGGATGGTTTTGACGTTTGGCCCACCATCAGCGAAGGAAAGGAGTCACCTCGTCACGAGATCCTGCACAACATCGACCCTCTACACAAACCTCTCGCTCAAACCATGAACTGGGACGTCAGCACAGAGGAAGAATCGGGTAACTACCAAAATAAAACGCCaaaagtcacagtaaagttACTGCGAGTCTTTACGCAGGTTACTGAGTGTCAGTCTCACTTGTGGGATGAATTACAGAACTGCACAAACACGAAAGAACACTGCCGACTGCCAGTTCATGGATGTTAATGCTGAAGGTGATAAATATTGTAGtacttttgttgtatttgttgtatgtgtattttaagtGGAAACAGTACAATGAGGGATAAACAAGGTTGTTCAAAGGCAAGTgttcttactttttttgcaatggagaagtacagtatttttgttaaaagacacttaaatgaacatttgtatGCCAATTAATTACGATGTTACGCTGAATTTGGGAAGAaaactctgttttctctcatgCCACCATGGTGAACAAAGGCTCTACTTTGATGAACTGAAGAGAAGtttcacacaactcatgcagtgtaaTACAACAGTCATTTGTCCAGTTGTATGCTTAGTGCTTcccaaatacatgcatttttattaaaacctATCTACTTAAAACACTTCCGCATAAACAGCCCAGGCACACTGCTCATCTGCGTGTGAGACTGTTACTGCAGGAGTGTATTAAATCGTAAAGTTTTGGTGTagatgcatgtgttttggagGTACTGAGCATAAGGCTGATATACTGTATAACACGGGtaatactgcacgagttgtgtgagagtttgtaaacagatgtattgataaagttttgcagatttcatcattttggaattctttgttcattgtgagaaaaaaaacgttttcttttATCAATTCAACGTAATACAAGATGAGTAACTGAAATACAAATGATCgtttgggggtgaagtatttcttaaaGCGTGAATGCTTGACCATtgcagaatgtttttttatggttgtATGACCAAATGCTTGCAAGACTAATTACATTCAGCATCCGATGTAGTTTGTGTTCAGTGCTAATTAGCAGTTATCAGGCTGGgcatcatttaaaaatagataatgAATATGGGAAACAAGATACCTGCTAAACATCCGCATGTAAGCAAGCTGATGTGAGCATTTAGCTCGAAGCACCATCTAAGTACATCCTCACAGAGATGCTAGAGTTTGTACACTCTTCTTCTACACTCATCTTCTACTCTTACCACCACTGATAGAGAAATTCTTAAATCAGGTTTACAAAGTGGGAAAAGATGAGGAAAATGGAAGGCTAGAAAAACAGTGAGAAAATAAGGAATATAAGAgtcaaagcaaataaaaagatatttggCATTAATAAGGAGATATGACAGAAATGAAGATGAAAAGGAGACATGGTAAGAGGGATGtttgaaaggaaaacaaagggagaaaaagaagatattTATGCACCTATTCCAGGAAACTAAgtgataaaaatgatataatggAAAAATAATATCTGCTGTGGGATCTTACACAGCATCAACAAAGCTAAAAGCAAAGGTTAGAGGAGCATTTACTTTGTATTCTGCGTTTGTCAtacttgtgttttctttgatttgtcagtaaacaaaccaaaaggCCCAAAGAagccaaagaagaagaagattcTGAGGCAGAAACCAAAGCAGAAATCAGCGTTTAAGGTGAAGACCCCCAAGTTACCTCAGACATTTTCCCATCATGCTGCTAAAACTAAACCCAATCCTAAATCCAAGCCCTTTCCCAAACTGAAGCTTAAGCCCCTCCCAAAATCAAAACCCAAACCCAAGACCAAAGTCTACCCTCAGAGCCAGAGACCGTCACATTACAGTCCACATCTGGAGTCCCAGTCCAGTGGAGCTCCCTCAGTGTCAGGAACATCTCGTCCTAAAAGTCACCCTCAGAACAAATCACTAAAGTCAAAAAGTTTAAAGTCAAAATCCAGGCGTTATATATCGCACAACCACAACCTGTCACGGACAAGACCATCTCagccaaaatctaagatgaagCTCAAAGTACATTTAAAGTCAAAGTCCAGACGGACGTTATCCCAACACCAGAATATGTCCCAACCAGGGACGCCGCAGCAAAAATCACATCCTATGCCCCAGTTAAATCTCCAGCCGGTGTGGGACGCATCAGTCCAGGCCGCCATCAGGGTTGGAGACTGGAAGCTACTGACAGGAGACCCAGGCCACGGAGACTGGGTCCCCCCACAGGTACTGCAACACTTTCAGACCAATTTAAATCAGACTATATAAACTCTTCTGTTTCGAACTGACAATGAAGAACATCAAGAATTGCTCATTTTGATCCGCAGGTACTTCCCAGTCTCCCTGGTCGCTGGTGGAACCTGGAACGTGCCATCCTGCCGCTCCCCAAATCCTCCaaacttaaaaatgtctggTTGTTCAACATCACAGCCGACCCCTGCGAGCGGCAGGACCTGGCAGACCAGAGACCAGACGTGGTCCAGCAGCTAATGGCCCGACTTGCCTACTACAACCAGACAGCCGTGCCTGTTTATTTTCCGCCCGACGACCCTCGAGCTGATCCCAGCCAGCACAGCGGAGCCTGGGTCCCCTGGGTGGACGACGGGGAGGACGAGGAGGGAAAATATCACGGAGTGTACAAGAAAGGTAAAAGtggtaagaagaaaaagaagaagccaAAATGCCCGCTGTGCAAGCTGCAGTCGTTCTTTCTGAAACTGAACACCAGGATGATGTCCAATCGGATCTGAGGTGTCGACCTCATCCGGGAGCCATGAAATGATTGTCTCAAAGACTTcaggatttttaaatgtttgtacgTTGTAGCATCTTTGCTTCCTAAGTGAAAAAAGTGGTAtctgttaattccactacactGAGTTGAAGCAAAACTTTTTCTGAAGCATGTCCTTTCACTGGCTTCACTTCTCTACATGTTCCTCTGAAAATTAAGCGAAAACAGTTCATGTACTGTCAAATATTTTGTCTAAGGTGACACCGACAGTCCAGCTGGATCAGTAAGAACCTCATGTGAAGAACACGATTCAGGCTATTCAATGACTTTATAAGGGTCATTTCACTCAAATTACAACGTATTTTCTCACTAATCCCTTGTGTTGTGGCCATGAAGATACTGTAGTTTCAATTAGAATTGCCAAAGTTTTGACAACAGTTGCTGCCAAGATTGATAGTTGCACTTCAGTAGAAAATTGTTTCCCATGTAAACTGCTGACAATTAAACAAGGTGCAACTCCAGTTAGAGGTGATCCCATCTGCCTCTTCAACTTGTACTTATAATTTAATCCTTTATTGCATCTTCTTACATCtctggctgctgctttatattTGTCCATGTTTCCAGATGGTTCTGGTTATCAATGGTTTCTGGTGTTGGAATGATCTGAAGGTCcacacattttaacaagacAGCTGTGTGGCCGGTTCTTCCAAACACAGGCAGCAGGATTGGGACCGCACCTCACAAGATACAGCTAACGgcaggaaaatgtatttgtgatttgAGTGAAGTGACCCTTTAAATTCCTATGTATTCTGGCGGTGTGGTGGTTTTCTTTACTGTTATGACGGCTGTTGCAGTTTCAGCACAGTCATCTGATTGATGTGATTTTATAGATTGTTTGTCCACTGTTTGTTTATAAttgtctatttttctttttccaaatgttCTTACTCACAAACTGACAGAGTTCTTGACACAAGGGCCGACACCATGTGgcattaagatgttttttacGCCGTGCATAATCTGAATATGTTTCTTATAAATAGATAGACCAGAATATGTACAAAgtgaaacagtttttaatgtttcattctTAAACGTCCCAGATTTGGGTTTGGAAACAAATGTTTACTTGTGAAAGTGCATGATCATGATAATTATTtctataattatttttgtagttctgcaattgtttttgtttactgtctCTATCACTACTACAACAAAAATgaggttttaatattttaacattttttgttgcaCATCCTAGTGAACACAGGTCTTTCTAATATTTGTTGTTAAATACATGTGATGTGTTGATTTTCTTGGTGTGTTACTGTGGCTGAAACAGGCCTTTGGTTACTGTCGCTGTTTGAATGTATTGCCGACAGCGAGCATATTTTGACTATGAATTTACGgtattgtgtttttcattcacTACATGCTTCTGTGAGGAGCAGAAACTGTCACTTGTTATTTTACATCTATTCAGCCCTTTATAGGACtaacaaaatgttaatatttcaatatttgtaAGCATGTTCAAGACATTAAGTGACAAAATCGAGAGCCAAATTAGAAACACGAGTTTTGTttcaaagggacagttcagcccTAAAATCAAGAATACCTATTTATCAATCCAGATAGTTTTgatgtgagctgctgagtgtcggagatatcagctgtagagacgtctgccttctctccaatataatggaactagaggGCACTCAGGCTGGGTGTTTAGAGCACCTCGAAAAACCAACCCGGTTACTGAAGATAATACCAAGACttcttgtgagcagtttcattaagggactattttctttccaccgaGCTATATCCCCCAACCgaatcactgcacagaaggaagtgttcatctactgctagctcacctagcaccactaaGCTAACTAACTTAAATaccattaatgtttattttcacactGTCACTAGCacgagcctcttgtccatgagtagatgcatgcttctttctgcacagtgattcacctggcaggtgtagtttggtaggaagaaaatagttcctacatggaactgctcacaacaaggtctgtggattatcttgagtaaccttATAGAAAGCGACATCGCTGTCAAGTTTTTCaaatggtttttgtttgtttgttttgttttgtttttgttttttttcacaaggaGTACCATAAACTCAGTGCCATGTAgtttcattaaataaaataaaaataaaaagacatttccatGGCTGATATCACCAAcatttggcaactcacaccaaaacttaataaatagctctacagctaagaggaaaaatatgtacttttgattttagggtcaactgctttaatttatttaaaccagGTTTGCATATCATTTAaggaaaattcaaataaaatgtattaataccAGACGTTGTTGAAATAATTTGACAGATAAATGtttcagggt comes from the Plectropomus leopardus isolate mb chromosome 12, YSFRI_Pleo_2.0, whole genome shotgun sequence genome and includes:
- the LOC121951286 gene encoding arylsulfatase I-like, coding for MQAVAAVALIVLSVFFSLDCLSAHRSKPIQSDRNIENDETKPKKNQPHIIFILIDDQGFNDIGYHNPTIKTPTLDKLAAEGVILENYYVQPICTPSRSQLITGRYQIHTGLQHSIIRPSQPSCLPSHMDTLPERLREAGYTTHMVGKWHLGFYRKGCLPTRKGFDSFFGSLTGSVDYYSYGSCDGPGLCGYDLHDDEGVAWGQEGKYSTTLFTQRARKILESHNPTDRPLFLLLSLQAVHTPLQTPKSYIYPYRDMANIARRKFAAMVSTVDEAVRNVTYALRKYGYYRNSIIIYSTDNGAQPFTGGSNWPLRGRKGTYWEGGMRGVAFVHSPLLKRRRRVSKALLHITDWFPTLVGLAGGNTSQSHGLDGFDVWPTISEGKESPRHEILHNIDPLHKPLAQTMNWDVSTEEESVNKPKGPKKPKKKKILRQKPKQKSAFKVKTPKLPQTFSHHAAKTKPNPKSKPFPKLKLKPLPKSKPKPKTKVYPQSQRPSHYSPHLESQSSGAPSVSGTSRPKSHPQNKSLKSKSLKSKSRRYISHNHNLSRTRPSQPKSKMKLKVHLKSKSRRTLSQHQNMSQPGTPQQKSHPMPQLNLQPVWDASVQAAIRVGDWKLLTGDPGHGDWVPPQVLPSLPGRWWNLERAILPLPKSSKLKNVWLFNITADPCERQDLADQRPDVVQQLMARLAYYNQTAVPVYFPPDDPRADPSQHSGAWVPWVDDGEDEEGKYHGVYKKGKSGKKKKKKPKCPLCKLQSFFLKLNTRMMSNRI